One uncultured Desulfovibrio sp. genomic window, TGCTTTCAGTGCCTTGCCCTGTGGCCCGGTTTTTCGCGCTCGGCCTCGACCATCATGGGGGGCATGCTGCTTGGCGGCAAGCGCTCGCTGGCGGCGGAGTATTCGTTCATTGCCGCAGTGCCCATCATGGTTGCCGCCACCGGCTACGACATGCTGAAAAGCTGGCATTTGTTCAGTGCTGCGGATATTCCCTTTTTTGCCGTGGGCATGATTGGCTCGTTCCTCTCGGCATTGCTGGCAGTCAAGGTGTTCATCGCCCTCATGGGCCGCGTTACCCTGGTGCCTTTTGCTGTGTACCGCCTGCTGATCGCCCCATTTATTTATTATTTCATGGTGAATTAAAAAAATGCTTGCCAAGGGGCGGCAATTTTTATAAATAGATCGTCGCGCTAACGAGGCGCTGACACGGCAAGGTAGCTCAGTTGGTCAGAGCATGCGGTTCATACCCGCAGTGTCGGGGGTTCAAATCCCTCCCTTGCTACCAGAATTTCATACCCGGAAGTCTTACGAGACTTCCGGGTTTTTTGTTTTGCGGCAGACTATGCAGATTCATTGGACAGGGCAGACAAGCCCAGTAATCCCTGCTCAAGCACGCTTCAGTCATACTATTTTTCACAGCTGCAACAAGATGCTTTCAAAATTGCTATGATGCTGTTACGCTAAAAGTCCTGCTCAGCTTCCAGGAAGATCATCCAGATGCCGTTTCCACACCTGTGGCACATACACTCGGCACCAATCAAAACAAAGAGAGCACCATGAAGACCATTATAAGAAAAACACCAAAGACCATGTATCAGCCTGTTGGAAAATATTCGCACACAACCATTATACCTGCTGGCATGGACACTTATGTGTTTTCAGGGCAAATCGGCATCAGGGGCGATGGCGCTTTTCCTGCGGATTTTAACGATGAAGTGCAGCAACTTTTTAAAAATATTAAAACATTGCTTGATACTGAGGGACTGTCTGGAACAGATATTACCAAGGTTAATATTTGGTCTGTGAAAGAAATCGACTGGGACTATTTCGACAGTGAGTGGGATAAGCTTTTTGATAGCAAACACCCATCGATGACGATTGCGTATGTATCGGCATTGGGTCTGCCGGAAATCAGCATAGAAATTGATATCTGGGCTGCAAAGCAACCCCAGGGATAATTCCGGGCGCCCTTCATGGACATGAGGGCGCCCAGGCACCGATTGGATAGCTGGCACAATGGCATGGGGCAGGGTAATTGATAACCCCCATCATCCATGGTAATTCATTAATAGTTATTTATTGGCGACCCTGGGGGCATTATGAAAGAAAAAACTGTCTACCGATGCAAGCGCTGTGGTGATGTGTTTTACTGCCCAACGGGCCTCGTGGATGAATTTATCTTTAAACTTCGGCTGCTTTTCAGACTACTGTCCTGCCCACGATGCGGTAGTACGCTTATACATGAAGAAGCATACGTAGCCGAAAAAAAGAAACAGGACAACGCTGCAACAGACAAATAGTCTGATCCTGCCATGCAGCTAATCAGGCCCGTACAACCAATATAGACGGCGTTTATGCCTTGGTGTGCGCAACAGCGCATGGGGCATAAACGCCTTGCCTTTTACTCCGGTGCCGCCATGCAGTTTATACATTTGCCCCACAACGCCAAACCCGAACAATACGCAACGTGGCATAGCGCAGCGCTGCACAGTGCTCAAGCCGACCCGTTCAGTTGCACGCCAGCATGGCAACTTGCCTTTCATGACGCCTTTGGCCCCAAACGGCGTTTACTTTTTGCAGAAGCCGACGGCAGCGTTATTGCCCTTGCGGAAGGCCTTGTTTCGGAAGAAGAGATCTTTATCACGCCTCTTGAACCTTCGTGGTTTTTCGGCTGCCCGCTTCTGGGCAGCAACGCCCCGCAGCTTTTTGCCGAAGCCTTGCGCTTTTTTTCCAGAACTTATGCACCCAGATTTCCTAAAATTCTTGTGGGCGGGCTTGGCCCTGGCCTGGATTATGTGCAGAACATGCTCAACAAAACAGGCATGCCCCTCCAGGCGCACCTCGTAAAAGCGGGCATTCAGGGGTCGGCTTCGCTTGCTGGCGGGCTTGACGGCTATCTTTCGCGCCGTTCGGCCAATCTGCGCCGCAATCTAAAGCGTTCGGCAAAAAAGGCGCACGAACTGGGCATCTATTATGAACGCGTGCTGCCTTCAACTGAGGATGAAGCAAAGGCGGCGTTTACCCGCATGATCGCCGTTGAGCGCACAAGCTGGAAGGGGATTGGTCACTGCGGCATGGCGGAGCCGGGCATATGCGATTTTTACGCATTCCTGCTCCAGCGGCTCGCGCCGGAAAAAGGGGGGCGCGTCATTTTTTGCCCGCCGTGAAAATACGGACGTGGGCTTTATTTTTGGCGGCCTGGCCGGGGATATCTATCGGGGGCAGCAGTTCAGCTATGCGCAGGATTGTCATGAACTCTCACTGGGCAACCTTATGCAGATTGAAAAAATCCGCTGGCTCTGCGAGGAAGGTGTGCAACGCTACGACATGGGGCCTCTTGATGGCCCCAAGATGCAATATAAGACGCACTGGACAGAAACGGCCTTTCCCATCAGGACATGGCTGATAGAAAAGGCCTGAATACCGTCAAAAGCAGGGGCCGCAGGTGAGACAGATGTGCGCAGCCCCCCCTGCACCCCCGCAGAGCCTCACAGGCTGGCGTTCCAGAAAAGCATGCCCACCCGCGAGCTGCCGGTTTCGTGCACCATGCCGTTTTTGCTCATGGCGCACAGTTTGTCTGCCAGGGCGACCTCTTGCGCTTCTGCGAGCTGTCCTCTGCTGTTAAAATGCCGCGTGTACATCACAATGGCTTCTTCCAGTGGGCATTCA contains:
- a CDS encoding GNAT family N-acetyltransferase, with protein sequence MVTAAWRSRAYAIFTHSCSSGSRRKKGGASFFARRENTDVGFIFGGLAGDIYRGQQFSYAQDCHELSLGNLMQIEKIRWLCEEGVQRYDMGPLDGPKMQYKTHWTETAFPIRTWLIEKA
- a CDS encoding RidA family protein, which gives rise to MKTIIRKTPKTMYQPVGKYSHTTIIPAGMDTYVFSGQIGIRGDGAFPADFNDEVQQLFKNIKTLLDTEGLSGTDITKVNIWSVKEIDWDYFDSEWDKLFDSKHPSMTIAYVSALGLPEISIEIDIWAAKQPQG